One Dunckerocampus dactyliophorus isolate RoL2022-P2 chromosome 18, RoL_Ddac_1.1, whole genome shotgun sequence genomic region harbors:
- the LOC129171748 gene encoding protein FAM104A — protein MLTESRKRQLNAGDESGHLVPQAKRQNRAHPLSPEPGRDAWDSESSNSESSLSSPEHASGSCSSSRCAAGPCSPLSSSESSDQGGPTQPGSYLHINRILREAHFQSLQSRGHVRETL, from the exons ATGTTGACTGAAAGCAG GAAAAGGCAGCTGAATGCTGGTGATGAGAGTGGCCACCTGGTTCCTCAAGCCAAAAGGCAGAACCGAGCTCACCCTCTCTCTCCTGAGCCAGGACGGGATGCCTGGGACTCTGAG TCATCTAACAGCGAGAGCAGCCTCAGCAGTCCAGAGCATGCGTCTGGGAGCTGTAGCAGCAGCCGCTGCGCTGCGGGCCCCTGCAGTCCCCTTAGCTCCAGCGAGTCCTCCGACCAGGGGGGCCCCACGCAACCGGGGTCCTACCTGCACATCAACCGCATCCTGAGGGAGGCGCACTTTCAGAGCCTGCAGAGCCGAGGCCACGTCCGAGAGACGCTGTGA
- the LOC129171337 gene encoding protein HID1-like: protein MGTTDSKLNFRKAVIQLTTKTQPVEATDDAFWDQFWADTTTTVQDVFALVPAAEIRALREESPSNLATLCYKAVEKLVQGADSGCPSEREKQVVLNCTRILTRILPYIFEDQDWRGFFWSTVPGAGRAGTEELDDDEGARPLAESLLLALADLLFCPDFTVHSHRRGPDSVESMHSIDSCEYIWEAGVGFAQSPPLNYIHDLNRTELLRLLLTCFSEVMYLPASSDTNVLNPWVTFFCSTENRHALPLFTSLLNVVSAYDPVGYGIPYNHLLFSDYREQLVEQAMQILIVTLEHDGGASHCPSSPSSVEERESTGPENLFVNYLSRIHREEDFDFVLKGLARLLTNPLTQTYLPNSTKKIQFHQELLVLFWKLCDFNKKFLFFVLKSSDVLDILVPILYYLNDARADQSRVGLMHIGVFILLLLSGERNFGVRLNKPYALHVPMDIPVFTGTHADLLIVVFHKIITTGHQRLQPLFDCLLTIVVNVSPYLKSLSMVAANKLLHLLEAFSTSWFLFSAAQNHHLVFFLLEAFNNIIQYQFDGNCNLVYAIIRKRNLFHQLANLPSDPASIQKALQRKKKSPDVISRTSSQETVSMEGSRPAVPAEPGTLKASLVAMPGIDKLTEKSQVSEDGTMVSVPKTEHSEQNAATGTSDTESNSGRDNEDVFYTEAEMERRRLSSASSASLWAPTPDWVLSWKCKLPLQTIMRLLQVLVPQVEKICIDKGLTDESEILKFLQHGTLVGLLPVPHPILIRKYQANAGTAMWFRTYMWGVVYLRNVDPPIWYDTDVRLFEIQKM from the exons ATGGGCACCACCGACTCAAAACTGAACTTCAGGAAAGCAGTGATTCAGCTGACAACCAAAACACAG ccggTGGAAGCCACAGATGACGCCTTTTGGGATCAGTTCTGGGCAGACACCACCACCACAGTGCAGGACGTTTTTGCACTGGTTCCAGCTGCAGAAATCAGAGCTCTACGAGAGGAATCACCCTCCAATTTAGCCACTCTGTGCTATAAG GCCGTGGAGAAGCTAGTACAGGGGGCCGACTCGGGCTGCCCCTCTGAGAGGGAGAAGCAAGTGGTCCTGAACTGCACTCGCATTCTGACCCGCATCCTCCCTTACATCTTCGAGGACCAGGACTGGAGGGGGTTCTTCTGGTCTACAGTGCCTGGCGCCGGGCGGGCCGGG ACAGAGGAGCTGGACGATGACGAAGGAGCTCGACCCCTGGCAGAGTCTCTCCTCCTGGCCCTCGCCGACCTCCTCTTTTGCCCTGACTTCACCGTGCACAGCCACAGGAGAGGCCCG GACTCAGTGGAGAGCATGCACTCCATAGACAGCTGTGAATACATCTGGGAAGCAGGAGTGGGCTTTGCACAGTCCCCCCCTCTGAACTATATCCATGACTTGAATCG GACGGAGCTGCTGAGATTGCTCCTCACCTGCTTCTCCGAGGTTATGTACCTGCCCGCTTCATCAGACACCAATGTCCTCAACCCCTGGGTGACCTTCTTCTGCTCCACTGAGAATCG GCATGCTTTGCCCCTGTTCACCTCTCTGCTCAATGTGGTGTCCGCCTACGACCCGGTGGGCTATGGCATCCCTTACAACCACCTGCTCTTCTCCGACTATCGGGAGCAGCTGGTGGAGCAGGCGATGCAGATACTCATTGTGACTCTGGAGCACGACGGAGGGGCTTCCCATTGCCCGTCCTCTCCATCCAGCGTGGAGGAACGAGAG TCCACCGGCCCTGAAAACCTGTTTGTCAATTATTTATCGAGAATTCACAGAGAGGAG GACTTTGACTTTGTGCTAAAAGGCTTAGCTCGTCTGCTCACCAACCCTTTGACTCAAACTTACCTGCCCAATTCCACCAAGAAgatccagttccaccaggagctTCTCGTGCTTTTCTGGAAACTTTGTGACTTTAATAAG AAATTCCTCTTTTTTGTCCTGAAGAGTAGCGATGTACTGGATATTCTGGTTCCAATACTCTACTACCTTAATGATGCAAGAGCTGATCAAT CCCGTGTGGGACTCATGCACATTGGAGTGTTCATCCTCTTGCTGCTGAGTGGGGAGAGAAACTTTGGAGTGCGCTTGAACAAGCCCTACGCCCTTCATGTGCCCATGGACATCCCCGTGTTCACAGGCACTCACGCCGACCTGCTCATTGTG GTCTTTCATAAGATTATCACCACGGGCCACCAGCGTTTACAGCCACTCTTTGACTGCCTGCTCACCATCGTTGTGAATG TGTCTCCCTATTTGAAAAGCCTGTCCATGGTAGCGGCTAACAAGCTGCTCCACCTGCTGGAAGCCTTCTCCACAAGCTGGTTCCTGTTCTCTGCAGCACAGAACCACCAccttgtcttctttctgctgGAGGCGTTTAACAACATTATACAGTACCAGTTTGACG GTAACTGTAACCTGGTGTACGCCATCATCCGCAAACGCAACTTGTTCCACCAGCTGGCCAATCTGCCGTCAGACCCAGCCTCCATCCAGAAGGCTCTGCAGAGAAAAAAGAAGTCGCCTGACGTTATCTCCCGCACCAGCTCACAGGAGACCGTGTCCATGGAGGGTTCCCGCCCCGCAGTGCCAGCAGAGCCTGGCACCCTGAAGGCCAGTCTGGTTGCCATGCCTG GTATTGATAAGCTGACTGAGAAGTCCCAGGTATCAGAGGATGGCACCATGGTTTCAGTGCCAAAGACAGAACACTCAGAGCAGAATGCAGCCACGGGGACCAGCGACACAGAGTCCAACTCAGGCAGAGACAATGAA GACGTGTTCTACACTGAAGCTGAAATGGAGAGAAGACGTTTGTCAAGCGCTTCTTCAGCATCACTTTGGGCTCCCACACCAGACTGG GTCCTTTCCTGGAAGTGCAAGCTGCCATTGCAGACCATCATGCGACTGCTACAGGTGTTGGTTCCCCAGGTGGAGAAGATCTGCATTGACAA GGGTCTGACTGATGAATCCGAGATCCTGAAGTTTCTCCAACACGGAACGTTAGTGGGCCTGCTGCCCGTCCCTCACCCCATCCTTATCAGAAAGTACCAGGCCAACGCTGGCACCGCCATGTGGTTTCGCACCTACATGTGGGGTGTGGTCTATTTGCG CAATGTGGACCCTCCTATCTGGTACGACACGGATGTGCGCCTCTTTGAGATTCAGAAGATGTAG